A section of the Candidatus Thermoplasmatota archaeon genome encodes:
- a CDS encoding DUF3800 domain-containing protein, with product MHFSTVFVDESGDLGFGQGSSKYITIGALIARHPEAIERIPLRIRKRRLKKSLRQKPELKFHNSSPDVRRSVLRMIMALPEISIASMIVNKTGMPDGLRRRPESFYDRVCGELLADIIVVQGGRCAYHVVFDARPHNRSASYDFGGHIEEVVERELSRAGVLPTHIDVSVIDSHNSGGLQTADFVVGSIQRKYARDDPSYYRIIAPAMVIEKRLF from the coding sequence GTGCATTTCAGCACGGTGTTTGTGGACGAATCCGGAGATCTTGGATTCGGACAGGGCTCCTCCAAATACATCACGATAGGGGCCTTGATAGCCAGGCATCCAGAGGCTATTGAGAGGATTCCATTGCGGATTCGAAAGAGGCGGCTCAAGAAAAGCTTGCGTCAGAAACCTGAGTTGAAGTTTCATAACTCAAGCCCTGACGTCAGGCGGAGTGTGCTGAGGATGATAATGGCTCTCCCAGAGATCTCCATCGCAAGCATGATCGTGAACAAGACTGGAATGCCAGACGGGCTCAGACGCCGCCCCGAGAGCTTCTATGACAGAGTCTGCGGCGAGCTGCTTGCAGATATCATTGTGGTTCAAGGAGGGAGGTGTGCTTATCACGTGGTATTCGACGCGAGGCCACACAACCGATCCGCTAGCTATGACTTCGGAGGGCACATCGAAGAGGTAGTCGAGCGCGAACTGTCACGTGCGGGTGTCCTGCCAACCCACATCGATGTCTCCGTGATTGACTCACACAATTCGGGTGGCTTGCAGACCGCGGATTTCGTCGTCGGCTCCATCCAGAGGAAATACGCACGGGATGACCCCAGCTACTACAGAATCATCGCACCCGCAATGGTAATCGAGAAAAGGCTCTTCTGA